In the genome of Phycisphaerales bacterium, one region contains:
- the flhB gene encoding flagellar biosynthesis protein FlhB: MAQQDDGGDRTEQPTARRREEAREEGQVARSQDLTAAASLLAALVLLRFFGPGLLDSFLDMLTALGEPPELTADALAPWIRRVSMGVAAACLPLLALLVVCTAGAGMAQAGLMLTPKKLGFKPEHINPVKGLQRVFSSEALVRFGMGLFKVLIVGALAYFFISSQIVALLATGGLHPAGFLGRGAGVVFDLALRLGFALLVLALLDYAFQRWRLEQQLMMTKQQVRDELKKMEGDPLLKQRRRQMQARLAMQRVQAEVPRADVVVTNPTHYAIAIRYDERTMRAPRVVAKGKDLLAQRIRLLAQQHQVPIVERPPLARALYAGVEVGQDVPPAFYRAVAEVLAYVYRLAGRAAG, from the coding sequence ATGGCCCAGCAGGATGATGGTGGCGATCGGACTGAGCAGCCGACCGCGCGTCGACGCGAGGAAGCGCGCGAGGAGGGCCAGGTCGCCCGCAGTCAGGACCTGACGGCCGCGGCCTCGCTGCTCGCCGCCCTGGTGTTGCTGCGGTTCTTCGGACCGGGTCTGCTCGACAGCTTCCTCGACATGTTGACCGCACTGGGCGAACCCCCCGAATTGACGGCCGACGCACTTGCGCCGTGGATTCGCCGGGTCAGCATGGGGGTGGCTGCCGCCTGTCTGCCGCTGCTGGCACTGCTGGTGGTCTGCACGGCCGGAGCCGGGATGGCACAGGCGGGGTTGATGCTGACGCCGAAGAAACTCGGCTTCAAACCAGAGCACATCAACCCGGTGAAGGGGTTGCAGCGGGTCTTTTCGAGCGAAGCGCTCGTGCGCTTCGGCATGGGCCTTTTCAAGGTGCTGATTGTCGGAGCCCTCGCATACTTTTTCATTTCGAGCCAGATCGTGGCATTGCTTGCCACCGGTGGACTGCACCCGGCCGGCTTCCTGGGGCGGGGCGCGGGTGTGGTATTCGACCTTGCGCTACGACTGGGTTTCGCACTGCTGGTGCTGGCGCTGCTCGATTACGCCTTTCAGCGCTGGCGGCTCGAGCAACAGCTCATGATGACCAAGCAGCAGGTGCGCGACGAACTGAAGAAAATGGAGGGCGATCCGTTGCTCAAGCAGCGCCGCCGGCAGATGCAGGCGCGCCTGGCGATGCAGCGTGTGCAGGCCGAGGTGCCACGCGCCGACGTGGTTGTCACCAACCCGACGCACTATGCCATCGCCATCCGTTATGACGAACGCACCATGCGGGCTCCGCGCGTCGTGGCCAAGGGCAAGGATCTGCTGGCGCAGCGCATTCGCCTGCTGGCGCAGCAGCACCAGGTACCCATTGTCGAGCGACCGCCACTTGCGCGGGCGCTCTACGCGGGTGTGGAAGTGGGGCAGGACGTGCCGCCGGCGTTTTACCGGGCGGTGGCCGAAGTGCTCGCGTATGTGTACCGCCTCGCCGGCCGGGCAGCGGGATAA
- a CDS encoding flagellar biosynthetic protein FliR, producing the protein MPLPAADALPTELLGVLLRLPIFALVAGRLGGLLMFQPVFGALSVPIRLRVLFVLALAALITPLVPLPADAPDTPLGVLLAIFGELLLGLLLGLVTSLCFLGMQFGGLLIAQESGLAYGQIVDPTNEEQDTVVGVFYLQLALVVYLILGGHRALLSACLDTFGDVPLLAATPAALLGGDLLVSALVLSTSLAIQVAGPVLLTLFLVNAALGFVSRSMPALNVLLLGFPLKAGLAFLLMAVGLPAAIDAFSAAVQEAYGWIDTLLAAVPQS; encoded by the coding sequence GTGCCACTCCCCGCGGCCGATGCACTGCCGACCGAACTGCTGGGCGTCCTGCTCCGGCTGCCCATCTTTGCGCTGGTAGCCGGCCGCCTGGGCGGACTGCTGATGTTCCAGCCCGTGTTCGGGGCGCTTTCCGTGCCCATTCGGCTGCGGGTTCTGTTCGTGCTGGCGCTCGCGGCGCTCATCACACCGCTCGTGCCGCTGCCGGCGGATGCGCCCGACACGCCGCTGGGGGTCCTGCTGGCGATTTTCGGTGAGCTGCTGCTCGGCCTGCTGCTCGGCCTGGTGACTTCGCTCTGCTTCCTCGGGATGCAGTTCGGCGGCCTGCTCATCGCGCAGGAGTCCGGGCTCGCCTACGGCCAGATCGTTGACCCCACGAACGAGGAGCAGGACACCGTGGTCGGCGTGTTCTATCTGCAGTTGGCACTGGTCGTCTACCTGATCCTCGGTGGGCACCGCGCTCTGCTGAGTGCCTGCCTCGACACCTTCGGCGACGTGCCGTTACTCGCGGCCACACCGGCAGCGCTGCTCGGTGGAGACCTGCTGGTCAGTGCGCTGGTGCTGAGTACGAGTCTCGCGATCCAAGTCGCCGGCCCCGTGCTGCTGACGCTCTTTCTGGTGAATGCCGCGCTGGGCTTCGTCTCGCGCAGCATGCCGGCACTCAACGTCCTGCTGCTGGGCTTTCCCCTGAAGGCCGGGCTGGCGTTCTTGCTCATGGCGGTCGGTTTACCGGCCGCGATCGATGCCTTCTCCGCGGCCGTGCAGGAGGCCTATGGCTGGATCGACACCCTGCTTGCGGCGGTGCCGCAGTCCTGA
- a CDS encoding flagellar biosynthetic protein FliQ, whose protein sequence is MDVAAATDLGRHALLTVLLLSGPVLGVGVLVGFVISLLQTLTQIQDQTLSIVPKIVAMVGATIFFVPWLAQHLLEFSQALFALQ, encoded by the coding sequence ATGGATGTTGCTGCGGCCACCGATCTTGGACGCCACGCCCTGTTGACGGTTCTGCTGCTGAGCGGGCCGGTACTGGGTGTCGGTGTACTGGTAGGATTCGTGATCTCGCTGCTGCAGACGCTGACCCAAATCCAGGACCAGACGCTCAGTATTGTTCCCAAGATTGTGGCGATGGTGGGGGCAACCATCTTCTTCGTGCCCTGGCTGGCACAGCATCTGCTTGAGTTCTCGCAAGCCCTTTTTGCGCTGCAGTAA
- the fliP gene encoding flagellar type III secretion system pore protein FliP (The bacterial flagellar biogenesis protein FliP forms a type III secretion system (T3SS)-type pore required for flagellar assembly.), which translates to MRLPILAWWGLFAALWVLPTATLAQEPPAASATPVAAATGGEETARSSDPFYVPALSDLVPKANSREALSNSLQILIMLTLLTVAPSILLMMTCFVRMLVVLVLLRQALGTQQLPPSQVLVGLALFLTFLVMAPTGERIHHGAVQPYLNEELGQVQAIERAGGELRAFMFDQIRHAGNEQDVYLMYEYSQRRPLTGDELLVERDVPMTALIPAFLLSELKVAFIIGFKIYLPFLVIDMVIATVLVSMGMMMLPPVLISLPFKLLLFVLADGWHLVAGALMASVA; encoded by the coding sequence ATGCGCTTGCCGATCCTTGCCTGGTGGGGACTTTTTGCCGCGCTGTGGGTGCTGCCCACTGCCACGCTGGCGCAGGAACCTCCCGCTGCGTCGGCCACGCCCGTGGCAGCGGCCACCGGTGGGGAGGAAACTGCGCGCAGCAGCGACCCGTTCTACGTGCCGGCGCTCAGCGACCTCGTCCCGAAGGCCAACAGCCGCGAGGCGCTCAGCAATTCGCTCCAGATCCTCATCATGCTTACGCTCCTGACGGTGGCGCCGAGCATCCTGCTCATGATGACCTGCTTTGTGCGCATGCTGGTCGTGCTCGTGCTGCTGCGACAGGCGCTCGGCACGCAGCAGTTGCCGCCGTCGCAGGTGCTGGTCGGCCTGGCCCTGTTCCTGACCTTTCTTGTGATGGCGCCGACCGGTGAACGCATTCACCACGGGGCGGTGCAGCCCTACCTGAACGAGGAACTCGGCCAGGTGCAGGCCATCGAACGGGCCGGCGGGGAGTTGCGGGCGTTCATGTTCGACCAGATTCGCCACGCCGGCAACGAGCAGGACGTCTACCTGATGTACGAGTACTCCCAGCGCCGCCCGCTGACGGGTGACGAGCTTCTCGTGGAGCGCGATGTGCCGATGACGGCGCTGATCCCGGCCTTTCTGCTCAGTGAGCTGAAAGTGGCGTTCATCATCGGCTTCAAGATCTACCTGCCGTTCCTGGTCATCGACATGGTCATTGCGACCGTACTGGTTTCCATGGGCATGATGATGTTGCCCCCCGTGCTGATCTCGCTGCCGTTCAAGCTTCTGCTCTTTGTGCTGGCCGACGGCTGGCACCTCGTGGCCGGGGCGCTGATGGCGAGCGTGGCCTGA
- a CDS encoding flagellar biosynthetic protein FliO, translated as MPRMAALCVVALWCGVPAVAAGDNVLAQPTGGVLLADELWQTTDLLAGPGAESAAAQPTVLDERGERLVTRERGVRSAGAVPTASGNLGSWFRTTTALVAVVALILLLAWGYRAALGQRGLPLVARPRHPGLLEVVTRTTLTARQVLYLVRVGPRLVLIGASGEALRPLHAIEDADLCAQLLGQAVSGRTESETAAFQRWLEEAARNEAAPEEGAEPPVPDGQRLEGVRGQLQAALGRLRTRFGEA; from the coding sequence GTGCCAAGGATGGCTGCTCTGTGTGTCGTTGCGCTGTGGTGTGGCGTTCCCGCGGTTGCGGCTGGCGACAATGTACTAGCCCAACCCACTGGCGGCGTACTGCTGGCGGATGAGCTTTGGCAGACAACGGACCTGCTGGCAGGGCCGGGAGCTGAGAGCGCGGCTGCGCAACCGACCGTGTTGGACGAGCGCGGCGAGCGTCTGGTGACGCGGGAGCGTGGCGTCCGCAGTGCGGGGGCAGTGCCAACCGCTTCCGGCAATCTGGGATCGTGGTTTCGCACCACCACGGCGCTCGTCGCCGTGGTCGCCCTGATCCTGCTGCTCGCCTGGGGGTATCGTGCCGCGCTCGGGCAGCGCGGACTCCCCTTGGTAGCGCGTCCACGACACCCGGGGTTGCTCGAGGTTGTGACGCGCACGACACTTACTGCGCGCCAGGTGCTCTACCTCGTGCGGGTGGGTCCAAGACTGGTGCTCATCGGGGCGAGCGGGGAAGCCCTGCGCCCACTGCATGCCATCGAGGATGCCGACCTCTGCGCACAACTGCTGGGCCAGGCGGTGTCCGGCCGCACGGAGAGCGAGACGGCCGCGTTTCAGCGCTGGCTCGAGGAAGCGGCTCGGAATGAAGCCGCACCGGAGGAAGGTGCGGAGCCGCCGGTACCCGACGGACAGCGGCTGGAAGGTGTGCGAGGCCAGTTGCAGGCCGCACTCGGGCGCCTGCGCACACGTTTCGGGGAGGCGTGA
- the fliN gene encoding flagellar motor switch protein FliN, whose translation MTDDPQNQPPTAEQPSDSSATEPPLDPQVPVDSGQLSAEDLATLSSQLAGEAEAVPAAEPAARDPGDAVFADAERPSVAAAETPPVEPPPVHSNTLVQAELDALADQLGAAYQPRAAKPVEPVKQLSQAELAALTAGTQVGSAAPEDDPIAQAMAAAIAEEAAVAAAQVRTAPVVVGATTVRVSADEAQAFEAPELGDTVPAEEAPIDLLDDVQLDVQIELGRAHMYIEDVLKLGVGSVVELDKLAGDPVDIFVNGKLIAHGEVLVLNDNFCVRINDIQCPVPELGQA comes from the coding sequence ATGACCGACGATCCACAAAACCAGCCACCCACCGCAGAACAGCCGTCTGATTCGTCGGCCACGGAGCCGCCGCTGGACCCGCAGGTCCCGGTCGACAGTGGTCAGCTTTCGGCGGAAGACCTCGCCACGCTCAGTAGCCAACTCGCTGGAGAAGCGGAAGCGGTGCCGGCGGCCGAGCCAGCCGCCCGGGATCCGGGCGACGCTGTGTTCGCAGACGCCGAGCGGCCTTCTGTGGCCGCCGCTGAAACACCGCCGGTGGAACCGCCCCCCGTTCACAGCAATACACTGGTTCAAGCCGAACTCGACGCGCTCGCGGACCAACTCGGCGCCGCCTACCAACCGCGTGCGGCCAAGCCCGTCGAACCTGTCAAGCAGCTCAGCCAGGCTGAACTCGCGGCCTTGACTGCTGGAACACAGGTTGGAAGCGCGGCGCCCGAAGATGATCCGATCGCCCAGGCCATGGCTGCCGCCATTGCAGAAGAGGCCGCGGTCGCTGCCGCGCAGGTTCGCACCGCTCCCGTGGTCGTGGGGGCGACGACGGTGCGTGTGTCAGCGGACGAAGCACAGGCCTTTGAAGCCCCGGAACTGGGTGATACCGTGCCGGCTGAGGAGGCGCCGATTGATTTGTTGGACGATGTGCAGCTCGATGTGCAGATCGAGCTGGGGCGGGCCCACATGTACATCGAGGATGTGCTCAAGCTGGGGGTCGGCTCGGTCGTCGAACTCGACAAGCTGGCCGGTGACCCGGTGGACATCTTCGTCAACGGCAAGCTGATTGCACACGGCGAGGTTCTTGTGCTGAACGACAACTTCTGTGTGCGTATCAACGACATTCAATGCCCGGTCCCGGAGCTCGGGCAGGCGTAG
- a CDS encoding flagellar FlbD family protein produces the protein MIQLTRLNGRPFVLNSEQIKAIEQTPDTMVHLLNGEQYVVRESLEEVVRRAIEYGRLVRAFPIPVT, from the coding sequence ATGATCCAACTGACGCGCCTCAACGGTCGGCCATTCGTACTCAACAGCGAACAGATCAAGGCCATCGAGCAGACGCCCGACACGATGGTACACCTGCTCAATGGGGAGCAGTACGTGGTACGCGAGTCGCTGGAGGAAGTCGTCCGACGGGCGATTGAGTATGGCCGCCTCGTGCGGGCCTTCCCAATACCGGTCACGTGA
- a CDS encoding flagellar hook-basal body complex protein: MALTSAMYTALSGLHANRTRVETIGHNIANVNTTAFKGSRTLFQTQFSELLSMGTPPGEASGGTNPMQIGRGVAIGTTQRLFGGGSVETTGQPSDLAIEGDGLFVVRTAGGQTFYTRDGAFALNATNQLVTADGYHLMGYGVDQQFNVTPGALRPLEVPLGRLNITSATQNVALDGDLSAAEQRALSGSIQTSQLLVDGGGGAATAGTLLTDLRSSTDPGGVQFAEGDVIRLAGAARGERVVPTAEFIVGTNGSTLGDFARWLETQLGIQTGTGLQGAPGVFVDNGALVIRSNAGEPNAIQIASNHLTSSNASRALPFTLSQTATAQGTGVYTSFTVYDSLGNPVQVNATFTLESTPNTGPVWRYLLDSPGATGGTRVLGSGIARFNTDGTFVDASGNEFTLPRDMTGAATPITFRLNLAGINGQATSTSNVVLADQDGYPAGTLTSYAVGVDGTLSGIFSNGLTRPLGQVVLARFANNAGLVAEADNLFSVGPNSGPPALVTAGTLGAGLVRGGALEGSNVDLSREFIGLITSSTAFQANSRVISVSNEMLDSLLVALR, from the coding sequence ATGGCACTGACGTCGGCGATGTATACCGCCCTGAGCGGCTTGCACGCGAACCGCACGCGGGTTGAGACCATCGGTCACAACATTGCGAACGTGAACACGACTGCATTCAAAGGTTCGCGCACCCTGTTCCAGACGCAGTTCTCCGAGCTGTTGTCGATGGGTACGCCGCCGGGCGAAGCGAGCGGTGGAACCAACCCGATGCAGATTGGTCGCGGCGTGGCCATCGGCACGACGCAGCGCCTCTTCGGTGGCGGATCGGTTGAGACGACCGGGCAACCAAGCGACCTGGCGATTGAGGGCGATGGCCTGTTCGTCGTGCGGACCGCGGGCGGCCAGACGTTTTACACCCGTGATGGTGCCTTTGCGCTGAACGCAACCAACCAGCTCGTGACGGCCGACGGCTATCACCTGATGGGCTACGGAGTGGATCAGCAGTTCAACGTCACCCCTGGCGCGCTCCGGCCACTGGAGGTACCGCTTGGGCGACTCAACATCACCAGTGCGACGCAGAACGTGGCGCTCGATGGTGATCTCAGTGCGGCGGAGCAGCGCGCGCTCAGTGGATCAATCCAAACATCCCAGTTGCTGGTAGATGGCGGCGGCGGCGCGGCGACGGCGGGCACACTGTTGACGGATCTGCGCAGCAGCACCGATCCGGGCGGAGTGCAGTTTGCGGAGGGTGACGTGATTCGCCTTGCGGGGGCAGCGCGGGGAGAACGAGTCGTACCCACGGCGGAATTCATCGTCGGCACGAACGGCTCGACGCTGGGCGACTTTGCCCGCTGGCTCGAGACCCAGCTCGGCATTCAGACGGGCACGGGCCTCCAGGGTGCCCCGGGTGTCTTCGTGGATAACGGTGCCCTGGTCATCCGCAGTAACGCCGGCGAGCCCAACGCGATCCAGATCGCCAGCAACCACTTGACCAGCTCCAACGCCTCCCGGGCGCTGCCGTTTACGCTTTCGCAGACGGCTACAGCACAGGGAACCGGCGTGTATACCTCCTTCACGGTGTACGATTCGCTTGGCAACCCCGTCCAGGTGAACGCGACTTTCACACTTGAGAGCACGCCCAACACCGGACCGGTCTGGCGGTACCTGCTCGATTCGCCCGGAGCGACCGGCGGCACGCGTGTGCTGGGCTCCGGTATTGCCCGGTTCAACACCGATGGCACGTTCGTCGATGCGTCCGGGAACGAGTTCACGCTGCCTCGTGACATGACCGGAGCCGCGACTCCGATTACGTTCCGGCTCAATCTCGCCGGCATTAACGGGCAGGCGACCAGCACTTCCAATGTGGTTCTTGCGGACCAGGATGGTTATCCGGCGGGCACGCTGACCAGCTATGCGGTCGGCGTCGACGGCACGCTCAGTGGCATCTTCAGCAACGGGCTCACGCGCCCCCTCGGACAGGTGGTGCTGGCGCGGTTCGCGAACAATGCAGGGCTCGTCGCCGAGGCCGACAACCTGTTCTCCGTCGGCCCCAACTCGGGTCCGCCGGCCCTCGTGACGGCGGGCACACTGGGCGCCGGACTGGTGCGTGGCGGAGCCCTGGAGGGCTCCAACGTCGACCTCTCCCGCGAGTTTATTGGGCTGATCACGTCGAGTACCGCCTTTCAGGCCAACAGTCGCGTGATCAGCGTCTCGAATGAGATGCTCGACAGTCTGCTCGTCGCGCTGCGGTAA
- a CDS encoding flagellar hook-length control protein FliK — MSVPTVVPAAPTAQRATNAARLLLLPELLSAFTHDTAALQRRTLLSEARDARQRRREEHGAELTAAHAEGMRPVDVQRQEAKTGTGRATSRAHALQQPPQNAVRSGERQEGGAFRQALAEAQGRPPAGVSPSSAVSNGTQAGTGSVAVATMHVPGAEAVANPRSHPVAHAVATPVIPAQAVPVAGAVHTPAMVAGGSGVTSTPGSARSTTSGVTAVVAASGTGGAGSGQPSGAASSTATVGVGPQGALRAGLRGANPAPSAQLTLEPAEEDVNVTRLVRLVQTRLGHDRSIATMRLDPPELGTMRVRMDMNQSHLILEVETQTSVAQRLLTEQVEHLRQRLEAAGIQLERMEVRAPAATERAAQEGQSQMQDGGGAAQQEAADRRMAWSAERGWVEDEDVPELTMAEPAATAFPEPAAESLVNVLA, encoded by the coding sequence ATGTCGGTACCGACGGTCGTGCCCGCCGCCCCCACCGCGCAGCGCGCGACGAATGCGGCGCGGCTGCTGCTGCTCCCCGAGCTACTGAGCGCGTTTACGCATGACACCGCGGCGCTCCAGCGCCGTACTTTGCTGTCGGAAGCGCGTGACGCCCGCCAGCGGCGCCGTGAGGAACATGGTGCCGAGCTCACCGCGGCGCACGCCGAGGGTATGCGCCCCGTCGATGTCCAACGTCAGGAAGCAAAAACAGGTACCGGCCGCGCGACGTCCCGTGCCCACGCACTACAGCAGCCACCACAGAATGCGGTTCGCTCGGGTGAGCGCCAAGAAGGTGGTGCGTTCCGGCAGGCCCTGGCCGAGGCCCAAGGCCGTCCGCCCGCCGGGGTCTCTCCCTCCTCGGCGGTATCGAACGGCACTCAAGCCGGCACGGGGAGTGTCGCGGTGGCAACCATGCACGTCCCCGGCGCTGAAGCGGTTGCCAACCCCCGCTCCCACCCGGTTGCACATGCGGTCGCCACGCCAGTGATTCCCGCACAGGCAGTGCCAGTAGCTGGAGCAGTGCACACGCCGGCGATGGTTGCCGGTGGATCCGGAGTGACGAGCACCCCGGGCTCCGCAAGATCAACGACGAGCGGAGTGACGGCCGTGGTTGCCGCCAGTGGCACTGGTGGAGCAGGAAGTGGACAGCCCAGTGGGGCGGCAAGTAGTACGGCAACTGTCGGTGTGGGGCCTCAAGGCGCACTGCGGGCGGGTCTGCGCGGCGCGAATCCTGCGCCAAGTGCGCAGCTCACGCTTGAACCGGCCGAGGAGGATGTGAATGTCACCCGGCTGGTGCGTCTTGTGCAAACACGACTCGGCCACGACCGCTCCATCGCGACTATGCGGCTGGATCCACCGGAACTTGGGACGATGCGTGTCCGCATGGATATGAACCAGTCGCACTTGATCCTCGAAGTGGAAACACAAACGAGTGTGGCACAGCGATTGCTTACGGAGCAGGTGGAGCATCTGCGGCAGCGGCTGGAAGCCGCCGGTATCCAGCTCGAGCGCATGGAAGTGCGAGCACCGGCGGCCACGGAGCGTGCGGCCCAGGAGGGGCAGTCGCAGATGCAGGATGGTGGCGGTGCGGCGCAGCAGGAAGCGGCCGACCGCCGGATGGCCTGGTCCGCGGAGCGTGGCTGGGTCGAAGACGAGGATGTTCCCGAGTTGACGATGGCGGAGCCAGCGGCGACGGCCTTCCCGGAACCGGCGGCGGAGTCGCTGGTGAACGTACTCGCGTAG
- a CDS encoding flagellar FliJ family protein — translation MAQRFTFRLETLLRVRALRARTAERNVGAKRAEIARVEQLQHQLADEIQRQQVLLRDLQSQGDLDPLSLQRGRAWVAHLRRQTGTQQQRRGELERELRTLLDVLREARRETRVLEKLRERRFNAHRQAEDRAAEATADELAQQLQRFRQDECPQG, via the coding sequence ATGGCACAACGCTTCACATTTCGGCTTGAGACACTACTGCGTGTGCGTGCGCTGCGCGCGCGCACTGCTGAGCGCAACGTCGGTGCAAAACGCGCAGAGATTGCCCGTGTGGAGCAGCTTCAACACCAACTCGCAGACGAGATCCAGCGGCAACAGGTGTTGCTGCGCGATTTGCAGTCCCAGGGTGATCTCGACCCGCTTTCGCTCCAGCGGGGCCGCGCTTGGGTCGCGCATCTTCGGCGTCAGACCGGTACACAACAGCAACGACGCGGCGAGCTCGAGCGTGAGTTGCGCACATTACTGGACGTGCTCCGTGAAGCGCGGCGCGAAACGCGCGTGCTTGAGAAGTTGCGTGAACGCCGCTTCAACGCCCACCGGCAGGCCGAGGACCGCGCTGCCGAGGCCACCGCGGACGAATTGGCACAGCAGTTGCAACGGTTTCGCCAGGATGAATGCCCGCAGGGGTGA
- a CDS encoding FliI/YscN family ATPase, with translation MNQPAPRANVFAAATEEVATLLTERLEGRVRAVNGLLIHATGLPVPVGARCRVHTRRHGPVEAEVVGLRDGLALLSVFGEATGIAPDDRVECTSGPPRVPVGYDLLGRVIDAYGRPLDGGPPPRLNVRYPLYAPAPPALERRPVDAPLGLGIRAIDGLLTAGRGQRLGIFAGTGVGKSVLMGMICRRTQADVNVVVLVGERGREVGDFLDRHLGVEGRARSVVVVCTSDEAAALRVRVCLHATAIAEYFRDQGLDVLLMMDSLTRMAMAQRQIGLAAGEPPTAKGYPPSVYALLPRLLERAGRTAYGSITGIYTVLVEGSDIDEPLADAVRGILDGHVWLSRDLANRGHFPAVDVLNSISRVAPDVTAPEQQQASRAVRRTLATWRDIEDLVSIGAYVPGANVDYDIAVQTREVLTGFLTQTLQDDTPYEQNIAALCQVGELLEQTRQRLGKGTAGMRK, from the coding sequence GTGAACCAGCCCGCGCCGCGCGCCAATGTTTTTGCGGCGGCGACCGAGGAGGTTGCCACGTTGCTGACCGAGCGGCTCGAAGGCCGTGTGCGGGCCGTCAACGGGCTGCTGATTCACGCGACCGGATTGCCTGTGCCGGTGGGGGCGCGCTGCCGGGTCCATACACGGCGTCACGGACCGGTGGAAGCCGAAGTGGTCGGCCTGCGTGACGGGCTCGCCCTATTGTCCGTATTCGGCGAGGCCACCGGGATTGCGCCGGATGATCGTGTCGAATGCACGTCCGGTCCACCGCGAGTCCCCGTCGGGTACGACCTCCTCGGCCGGGTCATTGATGCATATGGCCGCCCGTTGGACGGCGGACCGCCACCGCGGCTTAATGTCCGTTACCCGCTCTACGCTCCTGCGCCGCCGGCGCTCGAGCGTCGCCCGGTCGATGCACCGCTCGGGCTCGGTATTCGCGCGATCGACGGTCTGCTCACGGCCGGTCGCGGACAACGCCTCGGCATCTTTGCCGGCACCGGGGTCGGCAAGAGCGTCTTGATGGGCATGATCTGCCGCCGAACGCAAGCCGATGTGAATGTCGTCGTCCTGGTGGGCGAGCGCGGACGCGAGGTCGGGGATTTCCTCGACCGCCATCTAGGGGTTGAAGGCCGGGCGCGCAGCGTGGTTGTCGTATGTACCTCCGATGAAGCGGCCGCCCTGCGTGTGCGCGTCTGCCTGCACGCTACGGCCATCGCGGAGTATTTCCGCGATCAGGGACTCGACGTCCTCCTGATGATGGACTCGCTGACGCGCATGGCGATGGCTCAGCGGCAGATCGGCCTTGCCGCCGGCGAGCCACCCACTGCGAAAGGGTATCCGCCGAGTGTCTACGCGTTATTACCGCGCTTGCTGGAGCGAGCCGGGCGCACGGCGTATGGCAGCATCACCGGCATCTACACCGTGCTGGTCGAAGGCAGCGATATTGACGAGCCGCTGGCGGACGCGGTGCGGGGGATTCTCGACGGCCATGTCTGGCTCTCGCGCGACCTGGCAAATCGAGGGCACTTTCCGGCCGTGGATGTGCTGAACAGTATCAGCCGAGTAGCACCGGATGTCACTGCCCCTGAGCAACAGCAGGCGTCCCGCGCTGTGCGCCGAACGCTCGCGACATGGCGCGACATCGAGGATCTTGTCAGCATTGGGGCGTACGTGCCCGGGGCGAATGTCGATTATGACATCGCAGTGCAGACCCGCGAAGTGCTGACCGGATTCCTTACACAGACGCTGCAGGATGACACGCCTTATGAACAGAACATCGCTGCGTTGTGCCAGGTCGGTGAACTGCTAGAGCAGACGCGGCAAAGACTCGGTAAAGGCACGGCGGGTATGCGGAAATAA